A genomic window from Silene latifolia isolate original U9 population chromosome 11, ASM4854445v1, whole genome shotgun sequence includes:
- the LOC141610573 gene encoding putative disease resistance protein RGA1 isoform X4, whose amino-acid sequence MAEIGISLAGKLIEVVGSEAIREICSIWGYKSELDDLKNTLNTIRLVLLDAESKDQLSHEAQHYIQKLQDAVYDADDLFDEVRTRAELKLQNKDGILSEKVRGFFSKKNTLSVAYSMSREVKTLRKKLDGIASNHNTFGFSVDSQPIRQRREETCSFVYSDEVVGRECDLNKVVNMLLDSSSQDKVSFLSIVGVGGLGKTTLAQLVFNDNRVEKEFPLRLWTCVSDENGKEFKVSEILTKILELAPGKKYSDLPLEWVQRDLQRFLRGKRWLIVLDDVWNEDREKWFDLRQFLMSCGGGGSVLVTTRSERTAMVVDEEHKYELKGLSPENSWRLFEMTAFGGKDRQDVITLGKKIVEQCCNVPLAIKVVGTLLYGQNESKWRLFQECGLAKLKGGDNKIMSILKLSYDNLESPLKTCFTYCALFPKDFRINKEKLIRLWMAQGYIVPLDVGQSLEDAGEEYISILLRRCFFQDVEKNDIGDVESFKIHDLIHDVAQKVAGKGVVSVSSIQTNFGDEAHHLFHIGSKCKGSIFSKCKIRSYVRDGFEFNFQVAKLVENWKFLRTLDLHDLGIKTLPDSIGKLLHLRYLDLSDNRYLAVLPDSVTKLYNLQTLDLKRCKDLKELPKGLAKLANLRHLDTSGCNALSRMPSGLDKLSCLCVLTRFVVDEERSIEELENLLALKNLRGSFEIEINNFMGTVECTGGNLRRMIHLEALKIRITGDGNHETLLEKLEPPLSLKKLELCAYRGANYPSGWWGATFLPNLVDLKLGGENLLHLPSFSKLPHLKSLSLTDMDKLEYIEDSTHNGSSRDEVFFPSLKELEIMWMGELRGWWRGEDIDCNNHVQPFFSRLSKLDITDCKKLASFPACVSLEELKLSNVSKELRIRSLGQENDLIRLRGVEVHNLDYLKRLTMECLTSIYISGNHDIESFSQLEETFKGCRSLRSLAITDCSRLRSLGGIGWKHLTALDSLRLVYLPKLTFSVTANEDEDAWRSIGGRLRSLGLSYLEIQTIPKGIRHLTSLENLTIDSLEHLTSFPEWISCLSSLRSLRITNCEQFQLNVGILQNLTSLKVLEMRYCPSVSGRFGNPHVDWAKLQHIPSVDIRPGGPAFSNRFI is encoded by the coding sequence atGGCTGAAATCGGAATCAGTCTTGCAGGAAAACTGATTGAAGTCGTGGGGTCTGAGGCCATCAGAGAGATTTGCTCAATATGGGGCTACAAATCTGAGCTTGACGACCTCAAAAACACCCTCAACACCATCAGGCTAGTCCTCCTTGACGCCGAGTCTAAGGATCAACTCTCCCATGAAGCGCAACACTATATTCAAAAGCTCCAGGATGCTGTTTATGATGCTGATGATTTGTTTGATGAGGTTCGTACTCGAGCTGAACTTAAGCTGCAGAACAAGGATGGTATATTATCTGAAAAGGTACGCGGCTTCTTTTCTAAGAAAAACACCCTTAGTGTCGCATATTCTATGTCTCGAGAGGTTAAGACACTTAGAAAGAAACTTGATGGTATCGCTAGTAATCATAACACATTTGGGTTTAGTGTTGACTCCCAACCTATTAGGCAGAGAAGGGAGGAGACTTGTTCTTTTGTGTATTCGGATGAGGTTGTCGGGAGAGAGTGTGATCTTAATAAGGTTGTAAATATGCTGTTAGATTCTAGTTCGCAAGACAAAGTGTCTTTCCTCTCCATAGTGGGAGTCGGTGGGTTGGGGAAAACTACGCTTGCCCAACTTGTGTTTAATGATAACAGAGTTGAGAAGGAGTTTCCCTTGAGATTATGGACTTGTGTGTCTGATGAAAATGGGAAGGAATTTAAAGTGAGTGAAATTCTTACTAAGATTCTAGAATTAGCGCCTGGTAAGAAGTATAGTGACCTCCCATTGGAATGGGTACAGAGAGACCTTCAACGTTTTCTCCGAGGGAAGAGATGGTTGATAGTTTTAGATGATGTATGGAATGAAGATCGTGAGAAGTGGTTTGATTTAAGACAATTCTTAATGAGTTGTGGAGGAGGAGGTAGTGTTTTGGTAACCACGCGTTCTGAAAGGACCGCAATGGTGGTTGATGAGGAACATAAATATGAGCTAAAAGGTTTGTCTCCTGAAAATTCATGGCGTTTATTTGAGATGACAGCATTTGGGGGAAAAGATAGACAAGATGTAATTACACTTGGGAAGAAAATTGTTGAACAATGCTGTAATGTTCCTCTCGCTATTAAAGTTGTGGGAACACTTTTATATGGTCAGAATGAAAGTAAatggagattatttcaagaatgCGGATTAGCCAAGCTTAAAGGTGGAGATAACAAGATTATGTCCATTCTGAAACTTAGCTATGATAACCTTGAATCGCCACTGAAGACTTGTTTTACCTATTGCGCATTGTTCCCCAAGGATTTCAGAATAAACAAGGAGAAGTTGATTAGGCTTTGGATGGCACAGGGATACATAGTTCCGTTGGATGTGGGTCAGAGCCTGGAAGATGCTGGGGAGGAGTATATTTCAATCTTGCTACGAAGATGTTTTTTTCAAGATGTAGAAAAGAATGACATTGGAGATGTTGAATCATTTAAAATCCACGACTTGATTCACGATGTTGCTCAAAAGGTAGCAGGAAAGGGTGTTGTCTCAGTAAGTTCTATCCAAACCAACTTTGGAGATGAAGCTCATCACCTATTTCACATAGGAAGTAAATGTAAAGGAAGTATTTTCTCGAAGTGTAAGATCCGCTCTTATGTACGAGATGGGTTTGAATTCAACTTTCAAGTAGCTAAACTGGTAGAAAATTGGAAGTTTCTCAGGACATTAGATTTGCATGACTTGGGCATCAAGACTTTGCCAGATTCCATAGGTAAATTATTGCATCTAAGGTATCTCGATCTCTCTGATAATAGGTATCTAGCGGTGCTGCCTGATTCAGTTACAAAGCTGTATAATCTGCAAACCTTAGATCTAAAGAGGTGCAAAGATTTGAAAGAGTTGCCAAAGGGGTTGGCTAAATTGGCAAACCTGAGGCACTTGGATACATCTGGGTGCAATGCGTTGAGTCGCATGCCTTCAGGTCTAGACAAACTGAGTTGCCTATGTGTTCTTACCAGGTTTGTTGTGGATGAAGAACGTTCCATTGAGGAGCTAGAAAATCTACTAGCATTGAAGAACCTAAGAGGAAGCTTTGAAATTGAAATCAATAACTTCATGGGTACCGTGGAATGTACGGGAGGAAATCTGAGAAGGATGATCCATCTCGAGGCACTAAAGATACGTATTACAGGTGATGGAAACCATGAAACTTTGCTAGAAAAACTCGAGCCACCTCTTTCCTTAAAGAAACTCGAACTTTGTGCCTACAGAGGTGCTAATTATCCATCAGGGTGGTGGGGAGCTACCTTTCTTCCCAATCTTGTCGACTTGAAGCTTGGTGGTGAGAACTTGTTGCATTTGCCGTCATTTAGCAAACTACCCCATCTCAAGTCTCTCTCGCTAACCGATATGGATAAATTGGAGTACATAGAGGATTCAACCCATAATGGCAGTAGTAGAGATGAAGTGTTTTTTCCATCCCTCAAGGAACTTGAAATTATGTGGATGGGTGAGTTGAGAGGATGGTGGAGAGGGGAAGATATAGACTGCAACAATCATGTACAGCCTTTCTTTTCCCGGCTCTCCAAGTTGGACATTACTGATTGTAAAAAACTGGCATCATTTCCTGCTTGTGTAAGCCTAGAAGAGCTGAAATTGAGTAATGTGAGCAAAGAATTACGGATCAGGAGTTTGGGTCAGGAGAACGATTTGATAAGATTAAGAGGGGTGGAAGTACACAACCTTGATTACCTGAAACGGTTGACCATGGAATGTCTAACTAGCATTTATATATCTGGAAATCATGACATAGAGAGTTTTTCACAACTTGAAGAGACATTCAAGGGCTGTCGTTCCCTACGGAGCCTGGCAATTACGGATTGTAGTAGGTTGAGGTCTCTCGGCGGAATAGGGTGGAAGCATCTAACAGCATTGGATTCACTACGATTAGTGTATCTCCCCAAGTTGACATTCTCGGTTACAgcaaatgaagatgaagatgcaTGGAGATCGATTGGGGGAAGACTCCGTTCACTGGGATTATCATATTTGGAGATCCAAACCATCCCTAAAGGAATCAGACATTTGACTTCCCTTGAAAACTTAACAATTGATTCGTTAGAGCATCTTACGTCCTTCCCTGAATGGATAAGTTGCTTGTCTTCTCTCCGATCCCTGCGCATTACAAATTGTGAGCAATTCCAATTAAATGTAGGTATATTGCAGAACCTTACCTCCTTGAAGGTGCTGGAGATGAGGTATTGTCCGTCGGTATCTGGTAGATTCGGAAATCCACATGTGGACTGGGCCAAGCTCCAACATATACCCTCTGTTGACATCCGGCCAGGTGGCCCAGCTTTTTCTAATCGATTCATATAA